One Pseudanabaena sp. FACHB-2040 DNA window includes the following coding sequences:
- a CDS encoding AraC family transcriptional regulator — MGELRQRFDNTTPVLSSQQMSWNGILVEQYHHLSSSFEVEFPAPSDHWIVLPLGQPVLVTQKSDDRLHESVIQKGDSVLVPAGQPKYWCRREGICCALHIHLKPEMIRQTAEASEIDTKRIDLVDCSGKQDLQLHQIAMLLLAELKSGGMMGQLYVESLSQVLAIHLIRHYCQSALVITPENRRLTHSQLQQAIDYIHTHLDRDLSLAELAGTINISPTYFASLFKRAMGISPHQYVIQQRVERAKEMLERTDLAIADIALQVGFSSQSHLTQHFKRFAGMTPKQVR, encoded by the coding sequence TTGGGCGAACTCAGACAACGGTTTGATAATACAACTCCGGTGTTATCCAGTCAGCAAATGAGCTGGAACGGGATTTTGGTTGAGCAGTATCACCATCTTTCAAGTTCATTTGAAGTTGAATTTCCTGCCCCATCAGACCATTGGATTGTCTTACCCTTAGGGCAACCTGTCCTTGTAACCCAAAAGTCCGACGATCGCCTGCATGAATCCGTCATTCAGAAAGGCGACAGCGTCCTTGTTCCTGCTGGACAACCGAAGTACTGGTGTCGGCGCGAAGGCATCTGCTGTGCGCTGCACATTCACTTAAAACCAGAGATGATTAGACAAACCGCTGAAGCATCTGAAATAGATACAAAGCGAATCGACCTCGTGGACTGTTCCGGTAAGCAGGATTTACAGCTTCATCAGATCGCCATGCTGCTTTTAGCGGAGTTGAAATCAGGCGGTATGATGGGTCAATTGTATGTCGAATCATTATCTCAGGTGCTAGCAATTCATCTGATACGACACTATTGTCAGTCTGCGCTAGTCATCACGCCTGAAAATAGACGTTTAACTCACTCCCAGTTGCAGCAAGCGATCGACTATATCCACACTCACCTTGACCGAGATCTATCACTGGCTGAACTTGCCGGAACTATCAATATTAGCCCCACTTACTTCGCGAGTTTATTCAAACGGGCAATGGGAATATCGCCGCATCAGTATGTGATTCAGCAGCGAGTGGAACGGGCAAAAGAGATGTTGGAGAGAACAGATTTAGCGATTGCAGACATTGCTTTACAAGTCGGTTTCTCCAGCCAAAGCCATTTAACGCAACACTTTAAGCGATTCGCGGGAATGACGCCAAAGCAAGTTCGTTAA
- a CDS encoding nuclear transport factor 2 family protein translates to MSNQPALEIELLHAAYAAFNARDIDAALALMSADVVWPRAFKGGFVRGPEEVRAYWTEQWSEIDGHVEPVAFHPESGGRILVEVHQVVRDLAGTVLADERVGHRFTVEHRLIQGMEICSLP, encoded by the coding sequence ATGTCAAATCAACCTGCACTAGAAATCGAGCTGCTGCACGCAGCTTACGCCGCCTTCAACGCGCGAGACATTGATGCCGCCCTTGCCCTCATGAGTGCTGACGTGGTTTGGCCGCGTGCCTTTAAGGGCGGTTTCGTTCGTGGACCAGAGGAAGTCCGTGCCTACTGGACGGAGCAATGGAGCGAGATCGATGGGCATGTGGAGCCAGTGGCTTTCCACCCAGAGAGTGGCGGGCGCATCTTAGTCGAGGTGCATCAGGTCGTGCGCGACCTGGCTGGAACGGTCCTTGCCGATGAGCGTGTGGGACATCGTTTCACTGTCGAGCATAGATTGATTCAAGGCATGGAGATCTGTTCGCTTCCGTAG
- a CDS encoding choice-of-anchor L domain-containing protein, which yields MSSPNAASLLAVDYSDGLLDAPGLEALSTGIETALSTLQAWTQESRFEDLFPTFNQLGSDPPNSSELRSLHQAWQEGNFSQIPTLQIRAGAELGGAKGAFSSSLKTIYLSSDFIRANAANSQAIARVVLEEIGHAVDAQINLADTPGDEGAIFAAQVQGLALSPQALATLQAENDTATLMLGSQTVAIEKADPYAGGNLDQFQAGLDSFLDTLEATIDQVVYAQNLPLIGSALQEVSDSAVDFVAAMRDAIATHLSNLDTLTTETLEQALMQALGPEGLGWLQTLEVVETADELQFNLALNRDIVELAGTGLDLNLGIPGLSFDVDGNAQLGVGFGWNLQVGMTATGFYVDTAAADELTLNLTATVPDLSATGTLGFLQVEVDDNGSHITSNFSLDLQDSGDADTRLSLAEVADLSNTLEASLSGSASLNTNVSTGTTLPVLPSIGTNLVVDWQFLNATLDGVQTFNPTVSFNSVTVDAGSLLGNFLGPVLDGINQILEPLEPIIDALNFEFPIINKTTIEFIPILFAAFGGEYNEESQEFVEAVSTVLEILEVIDSLSISGQTITLGDFGYNTLTDQILGEGLDAVGQLSDLGVDIGGGTRLELPILSDPTNAIRLLLGQPVDIFNFEMPTLGFGVSATQKFRIPAFPPLSLTLTESLGAAANFGFGFDTTGLQAFLDSGYTQPELIANGFYLYTPPATNAPDPIDEDAEFLVGLGVGIEGGLRLTAGPVFIEPRGGFIGQIFLELEDEDGDGRTYVPDFANPPGCLLTPTGKFDVRLSLIVGFGFGRFSIEKKIPLARKTVADFRAGCDPSDEDHQQATVGNGGEAALSIGTAASNLTGITGIEDNEVFIVSHVSGIAGNETISIEAYGASWTYENISLISGDAGAGDDIIDLTGVLSDADIQGGDGFDEIYGGEGNDTLEGGDGSDVIEGAGGNDTLLGGDGNDYLSGGAGTNVLDGGADLDTVDYASAASSLTIDMIAQQASGEGVNDTLISIEQIFGSQFADTIIGSNSTEIGDIISGNGGDDAISGGDGDDFLIGGAGADTLDGGAGTDGTSYMEMEAEVEVDLQTGQVFSGGSDADGDQLINLEDVQGTQYDDILRGDAEDNWLHAAGGDDVLEGRAGADTLDGGFGEDWAEYSGSPQGVTVNLNADPVLTGFSFAGKGGHAEGDRLAMAGDSEGNPTARSSIENLRGSLFNDDFTGDSSSNHLQGLAGNDTLRGEGGNDTLEGGVGADVLDGGTGGDWADYSASPQAVTVNLATNKASGGHAQGDTFSSVENLLGTQAADDLRGSKVSNDINPGLAIIGTDYVNGGDQVDGRGDRLILDYSSASTNLSGGYDYTTGKAGSGEFIGAVKFDEIEHLQVVGSGGNDTIRAGAGDDLLVAGIGDDKVFGGQGNNLIYADDGNDQVTNLNDAFGSIFYTPDRAERPTFWIDGGTGIDTFSGNLAQRFEDIVLTSTDPTVENPDQLLVLSDGSMIHRFEVFKDLQTGQGNDQITQLGRVNNIFKTGKGDDAIAPGLGFDDIDGGLDGFSSGEHPIHGQDLLILDYSTDDTGSGILAQLNSPTNASDGGRYYRFNAAGNALLDEVKFKSIEQFHITGTRQNDGLVGGSYADKLSGQDGDDGLYGAGGSDALSGGEGNDLVIGGSGDDQVFGDGGNDFLVGGKGNDDLSGGDGGDVLIGIDFGKVPFPAEAEIDIYTGGAGADQFWLGDGLFVYYDDGNGLTSGSTSQAMITDFNAAEGDIIQLHGQASDYQIQTQNQDTLIYRKASVPELIGTVQGKINLDLSADYFRYVDDKVSPPGKSLVLPGDITLVGIEEPLRERLGLTQHKSSAKASLQPDQTTLKVNEISPAPATTGVVKIDLPAAKLADLSPATFTVSQQNNAAALVNTLLGNTSGLTITKVQSTGDARAFGTFHHDPFGLGSGIVLSTGRVQDLVGQNQEDGGLIGEANVPLKFVHLGAQKDLGFVSPTVPGGSEPIDDFVNPGKNGSSGTGIFRADLSQIGFDLQSLTIADSGLGVGGAGGSRSGFDLAGIKISSERIDNASSIDDIPGLDLFDFSSLGTFFTPGTQRGGGTLDLAGSLHGQVHNAIATLGQFDFDGSDTGFLSLGDGGKVGFNLKQADLPDGPLYLYVGEAANNGESLAGSISASTQRINGQQSLSTDLGLPGIAGDQTKLSFNFSADSSVEQVYFQFVFGSEEFVEFGGSDFNDAFSLKLNGLNLARLSDSKTVNINTLVPNAFGDYHPDFIDNRVDSPGSVHAPTQLDGFTQVLTFVGSVAPNSRNTLEIEVRDGRDGWQDSAVFLRAGSFGTQETPLGKVRIIPSNSTGPFVAEAGTTYPFQVVLESVPQEAVTITITPDRQLDLGQGAGRPTNLTFTPDNALVAQTVTVAAFDDTLNEADLHSGLLTFATQSTDPSYNSLTIPEMTLEIRDNDFIRDRLLGRDFNTPLVGEQVAPLPLVAAQGLASAELVTLLAAPMSNNSVAALDELDLRLGSLDPNPVLHQAAFLDGRFLTADDLTREVRGVGFVELTHTVQNGALET from the coding sequence ATGTCTTCCCCCAACGCAGCCTCCCTCCTGGCCGTTGACTATAGCGATGGTTTGTTGGATGCCCCCGGCTTAGAGGCCCTTTCGACAGGAATTGAAACAGCCCTTAGCACGCTTCAAGCCTGGACTCAAGAAAGCCGCTTTGAAGACCTATTTCCAACTTTTAATCAGTTGGGTTCTGACCCACCAAATTCATCGGAACTGCGATCGCTTCATCAAGCTTGGCAGGAAGGCAACTTTTCTCAGATTCCCACCCTTCAAATTCGCGCCGGAGCCGAGCTCGGTGGAGCCAAGGGAGCCTTCTCTAGCAGCCTGAAAACGATTTACCTCTCCTCAGATTTTATTCGAGCGAACGCAGCAAATTCACAAGCCATTGCGCGGGTGGTGTTAGAGGAGATTGGTCACGCCGTTGATGCCCAGATCAATCTGGCTGATACCCCTGGGGACGAAGGCGCGATTTTTGCAGCTCAGGTGCAGGGGCTAGCGCTCAGCCCCCAAGCGCTAGCCACGCTTCAGGCCGAAAACGATACCGCCACGCTGATGTTGGGCAGCCAAACTGTTGCGATAGAAAAGGCCGACCCCTACGCGGGCGGCAACCTAGATCAGTTTCAGGCGGGCCTAGACAGTTTCCTCGACACCCTAGAAGCCACTATTGACCAGGTGGTCTACGCCCAAAACCTGCCGCTGATTGGCTCAGCGCTACAGGAGGTGAGCGACAGCGCCGTGGATTTTGTGGCGGCTATGCGCGATGCGATCGCAACCCACCTTAGCAACCTAGACACCCTTACCACCGAAACCTTGGAGCAGGCCCTGATGCAGGCGCTGGGGCCAGAGGGTCTGGGCTGGCTGCAAACCCTGGAAGTAGTCGAAACCGCCGATGAACTCCAGTTCAACCTAGCCCTGAACCGAGACATCGTTGAGTTAGCGGGCACCGGCCTGGATCTAAACCTAGGCATTCCCGGCCTTAGTTTTGATGTGGATGGCAACGCTCAGCTGGGCGTGGGCTTTGGCTGGAACCTGCAGGTGGGTATGACTGCCACTGGGTTCTATGTCGATACCGCTGCTGCCGACGAACTTACCCTCAATCTAACCGCCACCGTGCCGGATCTCTCAGCCACAGGCACCCTGGGCTTTTTGCAGGTAGAGGTCGACGACAACGGCAGCCACATCACCAGCAACTTCAGTCTGGATTTGCAGGACTCAGGCGATGCCGACACGCGCCTGTCGCTGGCTGAGGTTGCGGATTTGAGCAACACCCTGGAGGCGTCTCTCAGCGGCAGCGCCAGTCTCAACACCAACGTGTCTACCGGCACCACGCTGCCCGTGCTGCCCAGCATTGGCACCAACCTGGTGGTGGACTGGCAGTTTCTCAATGCCACTCTAGACGGGGTACAGACCTTCAACCCAACGGTTTCCTTCAACAGCGTCACGGTGGATGCGGGGTCGCTTTTAGGTAACTTCTTGGGGCCAGTGCTGGACGGCATCAACCAAATTCTGGAGCCGCTAGAGCCCATCATCGACGCCCTCAACTTCGAGTTTCCCATCATTAACAAGACCACTATCGAATTTATTCCCATCCTCTTTGCTGCCTTTGGTGGGGAGTACAACGAAGAATCTCAGGAGTTTGTTGAAGCCGTTTCTACCGTGCTGGAAATCCTGGAGGTGATCGACAGCCTTTCTATCAGCGGCCAGACCATTACCTTGGGCGACTTTGGTTACAACACCCTGACTGACCAGATACTCGGCGAGGGTCTAGATGCTGTGGGTCAGCTGAGCGATCTGGGGGTAGACATCGGTGGCGGCACCCGGCTGGAGCTGCCGATCCTGAGCGACCCGACCAATGCGATTCGGCTGCTCCTGGGTCAGCCCGTAGACATTTTCAACTTTGAAATGCCGACTTTGGGGTTTGGAGTAAGCGCTACGCAGAAGTTTCGCATTCCCGCCTTTCCGCCCCTGTCGCTGACCCTCACCGAAAGCCTGGGCGCAGCGGCCAACTTTGGCTTTGGCTTCGACACCACTGGGCTGCAGGCTTTTCTAGACAGCGGCTACACTCAACCGGAGCTGATTGCTAACGGCTTTTACCTCTACACCCCGCCTGCCACCAATGCCCCAGATCCCATTGACGAGGATGCAGAATTCTTGGTGGGGCTTGGGGTCGGCATCGAGGGTGGCCTGCGGCTGACGGCGGGGCCAGTCTTTATCGAACCCAGAGGTGGTTTCATCGGTCAGATCTTTTTGGAACTGGAAGATGAAGATGGCGACGGCAGAACCTACGTGCCCGACTTTGCTAATCCTCCAGGCTGCCTGCTGACGCCCACTGGAAAGTTTGATGTGCGGCTGTCGCTGATTGTGGGCTTTGGCTTTGGTCGCTTCAGCATTGAGAAGAAGATTCCCCTGGCGAGAAAAACCGTTGCCGACTTTAGAGCAGGCTGTGACCCCTCCGACGAAGACCACCAGCAGGCCACTGTAGGCAACGGCGGCGAGGCTGCCCTAAGCATCGGCACAGCGGCCAGCAACTTGACCGGTATTACCGGCATTGAGGATAACGAAGTCTTCATCGTCAGCCATGTGTCGGGTATTGCTGGCAACGAAACCATCAGCATAGAAGCCTATGGCGCGAGCTGGACCTACGAAAACATCAGCTTAATCTCAGGCGACGCGGGCGCTGGGGACGACATTATCGACCTGACGGGTGTGCTGTCGGATGCCGATATTCAGGGCGGTGACGGCTTTGATGAGATTTACGGCGGCGAGGGCAACGACACCCTAGAGGGAGGCGACGGCAGCGATGTGATCGAGGGGGCAGGCGGCAATGACACCCTCCTAGGTGGCGACGGCAACGACTATCTCTCAGGCGGCGCTGGTACCAACGTGCTCGATGGCGGCGCTGACCTAGATACGGTGGACTACGCCAGCGCCGCCAGCAGCCTCACCATCGACATGATTGCCCAGCAAGCCTCTGGCGAGGGCGTTAACGACACCCTGATCAGCATTGAGCAAATCTTTGGCTCGCAGTTTGCCGACACGATTATTGGCAGCAACAGTACGGAGATTGGGGACATCATCAGCGGCAACGGCGGCGACGATGCCATCAGCGGTGGTGATGGCGATGACTTTTTGATCGGCGGAGCCGGAGCAGACACACTCGACGGTGGTGCGGGCACCGACGGCACCAGCTATATGGAAATGGAGGCCGAAGTCGAAGTCGATCTGCAAACAGGCCAAGTCTTCAGCGGCGGCAGCGATGCCGACGGCGACCAGTTGATTAATCTAGAGGATGTGCAGGGTACTCAGTACGACGACATTCTGCGGGGTGATGCGGAGGATAACTGGCTCCACGCGGCGGGTGGCGATGACGTGCTGGAGGGGCGCGCCGGAGCCGATACCCTCGATGGCGGCTTTGGTGAAGACTGGGCTGAGTACAGCGGCTCACCTCAGGGCGTGACGGTCAACCTCAACGCTGACCCGGTTCTAACAGGCTTTAGCTTCGCGGGTAAAGGCGGTCATGCGGAGGGCGACCGGCTGGCCATGGCCGGCGACAGCGAGGGCAATCCCACCGCGCGCAGTTCGATTGAAAACCTGCGGGGTTCGCTGTTTAATGACGATTTTACAGGAGACAGCAGCAGCAACCACCTTCAGGGACTGGCGGGCAATGATACGCTGCGCGGCGAAGGAGGCAACGACACGCTAGAAGGCGGTGTTGGGGCTGATGTTCTCGATGGGGGAACTGGAGGAGACTGGGCAGACTACAGCGCTTCGCCCCAGGCAGTAACGGTTAACCTGGCAACCAACAAGGCCAGCGGCGGCCATGCTCAGGGCGATACCTTTAGCAGCGTGGAGAACCTGCTCGGTACGCAAGCTGCAGACGATCTGCGGGGCAGTAAGGTTAGTAACGACATTAACCCGGGTCTCGCGATCATTGGCACTGATTATGTTAACGGCGGCGATCAAGTGGATGGTCGGGGTGATCGCCTAATCCTTGACTACAGCAGCGCCAGCACCAACTTATCCGGCGGCTACGACTACACAACCGGTAAGGCAGGCTCTGGTGAGTTCATTGGGGCGGTTAAGTTTGACGAGATTGAGCACCTCCAGGTGGTTGGTTCTGGCGGCAACGACACGATTCGCGCCGGGGCCGGAGATGACTTACTGGTGGCCGGAATCGGGGATGATAAGGTCTTTGGCGGGCAGGGCAACAACTTGATCTATGCCGATGACGGCAACGACCAGGTCACTAACCTGAATGATGCTTTCGGCAGTATCTTTTATACCCCCGACCGAGCGGAGCGGCCTACTTTTTGGATCGATGGCGGCACGGGTATTGATACCTTTTCGGGCAACTTGGCTCAGCGATTTGAAGACATCGTTCTGACCAGCACTGACCCGACTGTTGAAAATCCTGATCAGCTGTTGGTGTTGAGTGATGGTTCGATGATCCACCGCTTTGAGGTCTTTAAAGACTTACAAACGGGACAGGGAAATGACCAGATCACCCAGCTAGGTCGGGTCAACAATATCTTTAAGACCGGTAAGGGGGATGATGCGATCGCACCCGGTCTTGGGTTCGACGATATCGATGGCGGTCTCGACGGCTTCTCGTCGGGAGAGCACCCCATTCACGGCCAAGACCTGCTGATTTTAGACTATTCCACAGACGACACGGGCAGCGGCATTCTAGCCCAGCTTAACAGCCCCACCAATGCCTCTGACGGTGGCCGCTACTACCGCTTTAATGCTGCGGGCAATGCGCTACTCGACGAAGTCAAATTCAAGAGCATTGAGCAGTTTCACATCACCGGCACCCGCCAAAACGATGGGCTAGTCGGCGGCAGCTATGCGGATAAACTCTCCGGTCAAGACGGCGACGACGGCCTCTACGGAGCTGGCGGCAGCGACGCGCTCAGCGGTGGAGAGGGCAACGACTTGGTGATTGGCGGCTCTGGCGATGACCAGGTATTTGGCGATGGCGGCAATGACTTCCTGGTAGGCGGCAAAGGTAACGACGACCTGAGCGGTGGCGATGGCGGCGATGTACTGATCGGCATTGACTTTGGCAAGGTACCTTTCCCTGCCGAAGCCGAGATCGATATCTACACCGGCGGTGCGGGAGCCGATCAGTTTTGGCTGGGCGACGGCCTTTTCGTCTACTACGACGATGGCAATGGCCTCACCTCAGGCAGCACCAGTCAGGCGATGATCACCGACTTTAACGCTGCTGAGGGAGATATTATTCAGCTCCACGGTCAGGCCAGCGACTACCAGATTCAAACTCAAAACCAGGACACCTTGATCTATCGCAAGGCGTCTGTTCCGGAGCTAATCGGCACGGTACAGGGCAAAATCAACCTGGATTTGAGCGCTGACTACTTCCGCTATGTCGATGATAAGGTTAGCCCTCCCGGTAAGTCCCTGGTGCTGCCTGGTGACATTACCCTTGTCGGGATTGAGGAGCCGCTGCGAGAACGGCTGGGGCTGACCCAGCACAAGAGTAGTGCGAAGGCGTCTCTTCAGCCAGATCAGACGACCCTCAAAGTCAACGAGATTTCTCCAGCCCCAGCGACCACCGGGGTTGTCAAAATCGATCTGCCTGCGGCTAAGCTTGCTGATCTGTCCCCGGCGACCTTTACCGTTAGCCAGCAGAACAATGCGGCGGCGTTGGTCAACACTTTGCTGGGCAACACCAGTGGTCTGACAATTACCAAGGTGCAGTCAACGGGGGACGCCAGAGCTTTTGGTACCTTCCATCATGACCCCTTTGGCTTGGGCTCGGGCATCGTGCTCAGCACCGGCAGAGTGCAGGACTTGGTAGGGCAAAACCAGGAGGATGGCGGTTTGATCGGTGAGGCCAACGTGCCGCTCAAGTTCGTCCATCTGGGCGCGCAAAAGGATTTGGGCTTTGTCTCGCCTACGGTGCCAGGGGGATCTGAACCGATTGACGACTTCGTCAATCCCGGCAAAAACGGCTCCTCCGGCACCGGGATTTTCCGCGCCGATCTTTCTCAGATAGGCTTTGATCTGCAGTCTTTGACGATTGCCGACAGTGGCTTGGGGGTCGGCGGCGCGGGCGGCAGCCGCAGTGGTTTTGACCTGGCGGGCATCAAAATCAGCTCGGAGCGAATCGACAACGCCAGCAGCATTGACGACATTCCCGGCCTGGATCTGTTTGACTTTAGCTCGCTAGGGACATTTTTCACCCCCGGCACTCAGCGGGGCGGCGGCACTTTAGATCTGGCGGGTTCACTGCATGGGCAGGTGCATAATGCGATCGCAACCCTGGGCCAGTTTGACTTTGATGGTAGCGATACCGGTTTTCTCAGCTTGGGCGACGGCGGCAAAGTCGGCTTTAACTTGAAGCAGGCCGATCTGCCCGATGGCCCTCTCTATTTGTACGTGGGCGAAGCCGCCAACAACGGCGAATCTCTGGCGGGCAGCATCTCCGCCTCTACCCAGCGGATCAACGGCCAGCAGAGCCTCAGCACCGACCTGGGCCTTCCTGGCATCGCGGGCGATCAGACCAAGCTCTCCTTTAACTTCAGCGCCGACAGCAGCGTTGAGCAAGTCTACTTCCAATTTGTCTTTGGCTCTGAGGAGTTTGTCGAGTTCGGCGGCAGCGACTTCAACGACGCCTTTAGCCTCAAGCTCAACGGCCTCAACCTGGCGCGTCTTAGCGATAGCAAGACCGTCAACATCAACACCCTGGTGCCCAACGCCTTTGGCGACTACCACCCCGACTTCATCGACAACCGAGTAGACTCACCCGGCTCCGTTCACGCCCCTACCCAGCTCGACGGCTTTACTCAAGTCCTGACCTTTGTGGGCTCCGTTGCCCCCAACTCTAGAAACACCTTAGAGATTGAGGTCAGAGACGGGCGCGACGGCTGGCAAGACTCGGCGGTCTTCCTCAGAGCGGGCTCCTTCGGCACCCAGGAAACGCCTCTGGGCAAAGTGCGCATCATTCCCTCCAACTCTACTGGGCCTTTTGTTGCCGAAGCAGGGACTACCTACCCCTTCCAGGTAGTGCTGGAATCCGTCCCCCAGGAAGCCGTCACCATCACTATCACCCCCGACCGGCAGCTTGATTTGGGCCAGGGCGCGGGCAGGCCCACTAACCTTACCTTTACTCCCGACAACGCGCTGGTCGCGCAAACCGTCACCGTGGCCGCTTTTGACGACACCCTTAACGAAGCCGATCTGCACAGCGGCCTGCTGACCTTTGCCACCCAGAGTACAGACCCCAGCTACAACAGCTTGACTATTCCTGAGATGACCCTTGAGATTCGGGACAATGATTTCATTAGAGATAGATTGCTAGGGCGAGATTTCAACACGCCTCTGGTTGGTGAACAGGTTGCTCCGCTACCGCTGGTGGCCGCTCAAGGTTTAGCCTCGGCTGAACTCGTCACCCTTTTGGCTGCACCCATGTCTAACAACTCAGTTGCCGCTCTAGACGAATTAGATCTGCGGTTGGGCAGCCTTGATCCCAACCCAGTACTGCACCAAGCCGCTTTCCTTGATGGCCGCTTTCTTACCGCTGACGACCTGACTAGAGAGGTTCGAGGCGTTGGGTTTGTAGAGCTGACCCATACTGTTCAAAATGGGGCACTTGAGACTTGA
- a CDS encoding GntR family transcriptional regulator encodes MTVFMVPSEQKTGSQPLHIVVSEKLKEKIEAGVYGPEERLPSEFDLGVLFGVSRTTIRKAIANLTQQGLVTTQRGRGIFVTKQHKISFSMANPLTFFDLAIEQQGYESRVQSLQFQLTQPTVEVARNLQLTHKTAEVYRQEKIYYADDTPIALDVVYYPKATGAALGDQLQQGFTYSTLVRHGILLNAATVSLNSIPATYELSDYLSVPLGMPLLVFNYVAYQGNRQPAVCGKTLSRSDWTCYTAEIG; translated from the coding sequence ATGACAGTCTTTATGGTTCCTAGTGAGCAAAAAACCGGCAGTCAGCCGCTGCACATTGTCGTCTCAGAGAAGCTGAAGGAAAAAATTGAGGCGGGAGTATACGGACCGGAGGAGCGGTTGCCCAGTGAATTTGACTTGGGTGTGCTCTTTGGCGTCAGCCGCACGACGATTCGTAAAGCGATCGCCAATCTGACTCAGCAGGGGTTAGTAACCACCCAGCGCGGGCGAGGCATCTTTGTGACCAAGCAGCACAAGATCAGCTTTTCTATGGCCAATCCGCTGACGTTCTTCGACTTGGCCATCGAGCAGCAAGGGTATGAGAGTAGGGTACAGTCGCTGCAGTTTCAACTCACCCAGCCAACCGTCGAGGTGGCGCGCAATCTTCAACTAACTCATAAAACCGCCGAAGTCTACAGGCAAGAAAAAATTTACTACGCCGACGATACGCCCATTGCCCTAGATGTGGTCTACTACCCCAAAGCTACTGGCGCAGCCCTGGGCGATCAGCTCCAGCAGGGGTTTACCTATAGCACTCTGGTTAGACACGGTATTCTTCTCAACGCGGCCACAGTCAGCCTGAACAGCATTCCGGCCACCTACGAACTCAGCGATTACTTGTCGGTGCCCCTGGGTATGCCGCTGCTGGTGTTTAATTATGTGGCTTACCAGGGCAATCGCCAGCCCGCTGTCTGTGGTAAAACCCTATCCCGTTCTGACTGGACCTGCTACACCGCCGAAATTGGGTAG
- the solA gene encoding N-methyl-L-tryptophan oxidase: MGQHFDVIVIGVGGVGSAAAYYLSKAGKKVLLLEQFELNHQKGSSYGFSRVIRYTYDNPVYVDLMRDAYPLWFALQEEAGESLYVKTGGLDFGFPDTDTFQQMKASLDASGLDYEHLDKADIAQRYPQFALEDGMEGLFHADTGLLRASRCVLTHIRLAQERGATVMDQTPVRAVMPVQSGVEVRTDRETFSCDRIVLTVGSWAKSLLADQGINLPLKIMPCQLGFYQPGTPADFEPGKFPVFFAHMNGPYGEMPYGIPHEDPSIGLKITTFYGWDTVEKPSQVDYTPSQDWTERIRDFAKQYIPDAAGPLISTRRCLYTLTPDKQFVVDQHPNHPQVVIGAGFSGHGFKFTTLMGKMLADLAIDGYTPHDTSLFKLARFQLVAA; the protein is encoded by the coding sequence ATGGGGCAGCATTTTGATGTGATTGTGATTGGAGTCGGCGGCGTTGGCAGCGCGGCCGCCTATTATTTGTCAAAAGCTGGGAAAAAGGTGCTGCTGCTTGAGCAGTTTGAGCTCAATCATCAAAAGGGTAGCTCCTACGGGTTTTCTCGAGTCATTCGCTACACCTACGACAACCCCGTTTATGTTGACCTGATGCGGGATGCCTACCCCCTCTGGTTTGCGCTGCAGGAGGAGGCTGGCGAATCGCTGTATGTGAAAACCGGTGGCCTCGACTTTGGCTTTCCTGATACCGATACCTTCCAGCAGATGAAAGCTAGCCTGGATGCGTCGGGCCTGGACTATGAGCACTTGGATAAAGCCGATATCGCCCAGCGCTACCCTCAGTTTGCCCTGGAGGATGGCATGGAGGGGCTATTTCACGCCGATACCGGGCTGCTGAGAGCTTCCCGCTGCGTCTTGACCCACATCCGTTTGGCCCAGGAGCGTGGTGCGACAGTGATGGATCAGACGCCTGTACGAGCGGTGATGCCCGTCCAGAGTGGGGTAGAGGTGCGCACTGACCGCGAAACCTTTAGCTGCGATCGCATCGTCCTCACAGTCGGCAGTTGGGCCAAGAGTCTACTGGCCGATCAGGGCATTAATCTGCCGCTCAAAATCATGCCCTGCCAACTAGGGTTTTACCAACCCGGTACCCCTGCTGACTTCGAGCCGGGCAAGTTTCCGGTTTTCTTTGCCCACATGAACGGCCCTTATGGTGAAATGCCCTATGGTATTCCCCACGAAGACCCCAGTATTGGCCTCAAAATCACGACCTTCTATGGGTGGGATACCGTCGAGAAACCCAGTCAGGTCGACTACACCCCCAGCCAGGATTGGACAGAACGGATTCGCGATTTCGCCAAACAATACATTCCCGACGCCGCCGGGCCACTGATATCTACCCGTCGCTGCCTCTACACCCTCACCCCTGACAAGCAGTTTGTCGTTGACCAGCATCCAAATCACCCCCAGGTGGTGATCGGAGCGGGCTTCTCTGGACATGGCTTCAAATTCACGACATTGATGGGCAAAATGCTAGCCGATTTAGCGATAGACGGTTATACCCCCCACGACACCAGCCTGTTTAAGCTGGCCCGGTTTCAGCTGGTGGCCGCATAG